A segment of the Tachysurus vachellii isolate PV-2020 chromosome 18, HZAU_Pvac_v1, whole genome shotgun sequence genome:
GTTGGAAGTTTGCACATTTAATAACAGCACTCTAGTGAACTCATTAGAAGTTGGGAATAAAGCTAGGGCAGGTGCACTGTTGTGGGAAAATATGATGTGGGCAAAAGCAAAGCTGTTTCTATAAAAGCAAAGCCTGAAGCATTTTGTTGATTCTATACCATAGCAGGTCAACAACAAGTACAGCTTCGTGTTGATTGAAAAATTGCGACATTATACTTTTATCCATCTAAAGTAACAGTTTTGTCTTTCCAGTTTCAGAAAACGTAGTTACCGTGTTACAAAATCCCCACAGCGATGGGTTTCCCTGTGCATTACGTTTCTCTGTGTAAGAGGTTGCTATAGGAACAGCAATGTATGTAAACTAGTgcattaaataaatctgtgaaatgtagaaaatgaatcagcacCTCCTGACCGTTCACAATCAAATATTCAGCAGATATGTTGGCCAAAAGTGCATTATTATAGGACATGGTGTGGTGTCTTCAGGCTTGCTAGCCCTTGctagttattattatgttaCCCTAACAGCTATAAATGTACAGATCAGAGAAGACAGGCCTGTAGTGTGTCTGGTATGTGCAAGAACAGTGGTTTCCTCTCGCTTTGCCTCCTGCTGCATGCAATTGATCATACAGAGAGCAGCACGTCTTTGTTCATTCTTTTGCCTAATCGTCCCTGCAACGCACAGAGAGCACAGAGTTCTGTCCAGCCGCCTGGCTGGgacttttctgtttctttcattatttttatttttatgattttaaatgatttcattgcgttttgtcatatattttaatatacttattatttatctatcatttagattagaaaaaaatattgacaaacatttttaattttgcccataaaatgaaaacatcatCTATCACAGATTTCACATAAGGTGACGTACGTGAGAGTAAGATTCATTGGGTCTGATTTAGGCTCATAATGCAGTTAATGCACCAAACAAGCCAGGGATTATGGGATTGGTTGGGGTTTGGGAGCCTTCAGATCGTTTGGCTCGCCTGTAAAATTGCTGTGAAAAGGATAACTTGGATAAAAGCTTAATAAATGTGGTCCTAACGGGCCTTGGATCAAATCTCACCATGTGCTGCATTAAAAGAAACATTCCCCATATGGCCGGAGGGCAGGCCGTTTGATTTATGAGGCAAGAAGATTGCTTATACACCAGAGCCCTGTGCTTTTTCTAGCACAGATTTGATGGTGGAGGGATTTGTGTGAAATATCAGCTTGGCAGGGAAGTCACGTTATATAAACTTGAACTTGGATGGCTGTTTAGAAATGCACCGTCTTTCAGAAATCGTTCCATTGTAACTCTTTATATTCAGTTCAGTACAAACGTGATGGatgtctttcttttgttttgtttttttcgttTTTGTCATCCAGGTAAGCATGTATAAATCATTCGGAGGCTGAAGACGCAGTGATTGTCATTGTTTGTTTAGACAATTTCTTTAATTTGAAGTAACTGATGAAGTTTTCTACATTGTCAGCCCAGAAgacaatatactgtaacaaATGAGATATTCCTGAGTTATTGTTTGGGTTTGTGCGCAAACTCCACCCCAAAACTGCCTCATAAAGTCAAATCCACTCACCCCTCTGAAACTTTACCCCCGTCATGCTGTTCTCTGCATCTCGCTCAGATACTGTGgttctgtttatagctgctgacCTGTGATCCTGTTCTCCTTATTTCATTAAGGGTTGGATTGATGTTGAAAGGCAGGGGGTTGAGTCTAAATTTAAAACGAGTGTTACACAGGAAGGGTGTTTGGCACATGACATTCTCCTGTGCGTCCCACCTCCGCTTTCCTGATCCACATATAAGCAAGAGGTGCAGCATCAGTGGCAAGTGTCCCCTTTGTGACATGGTAAATTTATAGATCGTCTATGACAGCATGTCATGACTTCATCGTGAAGCGCCGTGAAGCATTCCTACTCCCgtatcagagaaagagagaaatgagaatgtgagcgagacagagagggagagagtgaatATCCATGCAGCAAGCTACTACAGTACTCATCATCTTCaggctctgacacacactcgcaccCAGAGGAAGCGTGATGCAGCTGTTGCAGGGTGACACTCATGTCGGTAAAGCTAAACGGTCGCTACACTAAACGCTTTCTGCAATACTCTCATCCTACCACTTCCTCTCAACAAACCAAAGGCCTGAGGTGTCATGGcggtatgtttgtgtgtgcgcgcgcctgtgtttttgtgtgtgcgcgcctgtgtttttgtgtgtgcgcctgtatttttgtgtgtgtgcgcctgtgtttgtgtgtgtgcgcgcctgtgtttgtgtgtgtgcgcgcctgtgtttgtgtgtgtgtgcgcgcctgcgtttgtgtgtgcgcgcctgcgtttgtgtgtgcgcgcctgcgtttgtgtgtgcgcgcctgcgtttgtgtgtgcgcgcctgcgtttgtgtgtgcgcgcctgcgtttgtgtgcgcgcctgcgtttgtgtgtgtgcgcgcctgcgtttgtgcgtgtgtgcgcgcctgcgtTTGTGCGTgcctgagtttgtgtgtgtgtgtgcgcgcctgcgtttgtgtgtgtgtgtgtgcgcgcctgcgtttgtgtgtgtgtgtgcacgcctgtgtttgtgtgtgtgtgcacgcctgtgtttgtgtgtgtgtgcacgcctgtgtttgtgtgtgtgcgcgcctgcgtttgtgtgtgtgtgcgcgcctgcctttgtgtgtgtgtgtgcgcctgcgtttgtgtgtgtgtgtgcgcctgcgtttgtgtgtgtgtgtgtgcgcctgcgtttgtgtgtgtgcgcgcctgcctttgtgtgtgtgtgcgcctgcgtttgtgtgtgtgtgtgcgcctgcgtttgtgtgtgtgtgtgtgcgcctgcgtttgtgtgtgtgtgcgcctgcgtttgtgtgtgtgtgcgcctgcgtttgtgtgtgtgcgcgcctgcgtttgtgtgtgcaatatcttcatttttctttaatcaAAGCCACAAACAAACATCATGTAACATGTAAAATTAATTACAATAGTTTACTTTACTCTATCAAGCCAGCACTTTGGACCTAAGTAGACCGTACTGCTTAGAACAGACGGATATCTTCTGCACATTGTTAGAAAAAATCCTCAGATGTGCTCCGAATGTCTCCcgcgcctgtgtttgtgtgtgcgcgcctgtgtttgtgtgtgcgcgcctgtgtttgtgtgtgcgcgcctgtgtttgtgtgtgcgcgcctgtgtttgtgtgtgcgcgcctgtgtttgtgtgtgcccgcgcctgtgtttgtgtgtgcccgcgcctgtgtttgtgtgcgcccgcgcctgtgtttgtgtgcgcccgtgcctgtgtttgtgtgtgcctgcgcctgtgtttgtgtgcgcccgtgcctgtgtttgtgtgtgcccgcgcctgtgtttgtgtgcgcccgcgcctgtgtttgtgtgcgcccgcgcctgtgtttgtgtgcgcccgcgcctgtgtttgtgtgcgcccgcgcctgtgtttgtgtgcgcccgtgcctgtgtttgtgtgcgcccgcgcctgtgtttgtgtgcgcccgtgcctgtttgtgtgtgcccgcgcctgtgtttgtgtgcgcccgtgcctgtgtttgtgtgtgcgcgcctgtgtttgtgtgcgcccgtgcctgtgtttgtgtgcgcctgtgtttgtgtgcgcccgcgcctgtgtttgtgtgcgcccgtgcctgtgtttgtgtgcgcccgtgcctgtgtttgtgtgcgcccgtgcctgtgtttgtgtgcgcccgtgcctgtgtttgtgtgcgcccgcgcctgtgtttgtgtgtgtgtgcgcgtgcgtgtgcgcccgtgcctgtgtttgtgtgcgcccgtgcctgtgtttgtgtgcgcccgcgcctgtgtttgtgtgtgtgtgcgcgtgcgtgtgcgcccgtgcctgtgtttgtgtgcgcccgtgcctgtgtttgtgtgcgcccgcgcctgtgtttgtgtgtgtgtgcgcgtgcgtgtgcgtgcgcgtgcgtgtgtgccctCGTGCATGCTGGGGTTTAAAAAAACCTCAAGTCTATGGCTTAATCCATAAGGGTGATCCACCACACAGGTATGGAGTTGAGAAAGAACTGGTACAGTAGGTTAACTTAGCGTCAATTATACattgtttcttgtttctctGTTAGCATTTAGgcagctgtgtgagtgtgtcacaGGTGCGTAGCAGGTGTGTTACTTGTTCTTTGTATGATATTCAAATAGAGTCAGTGAGGTAAGGAAACCTCTTTCACTTCCATCCAAAGCTGTAAGATTCTTAACTGCCGGATGCTGTAATGTGATCTGGTGCATCGCAATGCAGGATACACAATAAAAGCAGGATTATTCATGTTGTGTACGGTACTCAACAACTCGCCCTGAACGTAGTCAAGGTTACACTGAAAAGCTTTACTCCGAGATCTAATTGCTGCCTTATTTTGGACCtgcttatagatataaaaaTGACTTTTGCTCGTGTTtcaggaggttttttttttttttttaaattaacgtGCTGAAAATCTCATTATTATGCCTTATGTGTCTTACACGGTTGATCATGCATGAAAAACCTTCCACTGTTTCTCTCCTTCGTAGACCCCCAGTTCGTGGACAGAGGAAACACGGGGGAGAAGAGGTGGGGTGGGGCACAAGCGCTCGGCATCATGGGGCAGCGCCGAGCACCTCAGAGAGGTCAGtgaaaatcattttgttttcttgattcctttattttctatccATTTTATTCCTAGCCTGTCACCAGGGCTTAAAATTGTTatgaaattaattacatttgacAAATGAAAACCTTTAAGTGTAAATTATCTTACGTTTAAGCTtacatttattccattttttccACTTAATTGATGAAATCTGTGTTAAAAACATATGACACAATGATAAGGGGTCACTAGTCTGAGGCAGGGCTCTGTAGTAAATTAAGGCTAATGAGATGCTTACAGTgagatgtgtctgtgtgaggaaATTCAATCAAAAGTGGCCAGAGAACTGCAAATATCCTTTTGATGGCAGACATTCGGAGCACATCTGAGGATTTTTTCTAACAATGTGCAGAAGATATCCGTCTGTTCTAAGCAGTACGGTCTACTTAGGTCCAAAGTGCTGGCTTGATAGAGTAAAGTAAACTATTGTAATTAATTTTACATGTTACATGATGTTTGTTTGTGGCTTtgattaaagaaaaatgatcattttataaTCTGATTGTCTTGGGGTACTGTACATTGATATGATTAAGTGAATAAAGGAAATATCACTGTAAACTGGCTAGGGGAAAAGGAATCCAGACATTTGCATGAAAAACAATCGGAAGCATACAGAAATGGGCAAAATATCTCCAGAGCTCCCTAAGGGTAAAATGCTAGATCTGCTGAACGCTGTACTGCAGAACTCACGTTGCTTGTTTTCTCATGAAGAGTGTATTTGTACATTGTGCGGCATAGATGATGGATTGCTGTTAAACTTTTAACAAAAGGTTCAACTTGAACTTGGACTCTTTTAAAGGTCTCGATCTCTGTGGAGTGTAGCACATTCACTCTGGCATTTCAAATATCTACTATCTCATATTTCTCTGTGACAGGTCGCTAAGCTGAGGCACTCGCTACAGAAGCGTTCCAGACATGCTCCTCCCTCCACTGGCTACGAGCGTCTTCATCAGCCCTCACCTACTATCCATACACACATGCCTGGAGCCACACAGGTAAAAATacacacctcatactgtacacgcAGCCTTTAAAAGTTGCACagttgtctgtgtctctctgtgtgtctctgtctgtgtctctgattgtgtgtgtctttgtctgtgtgtctctgtctgtgtgtgtgtctttctgtctgtgtgtgtgtgtgcatgcctatTAACTGCTGGTTAATTTACAGAGTGAGGCATGTTAGTCAGGGGATTGTGCATCAGGTGGGTTTGTAAGTGTTCTGACGTTCACACCAGTTTCACATCCATGTAGCAACAGAGTTGTAAATAGAGGCAGTTTTATTTTAGGAGGTGGTGTCACAGAGCTACGGTGAttgacactacacacactgtacacactcactcacatacacacgcacagagtTAACACCATTACATAACACTACCAATCCAGTAGTATTAAAGGTGCGGTTTGTAAAGTGTGGTTATGCAATTAACACATGATTTAAAAGATACAGTGATATTGCTGTGCTGTGCAGAAGATCATGTTGTTTCTTCACTCCAAAAGTCTGtttacatatcttttttttccagccCATAAAGTGTCTCCCTCTACAGTTCAGCGCTGTTCTGTGCAAAAAAATAgtcaaatcataaaaaagcatatatatttgtaagatatttagtataatatataagtgtCCACAAAATGTAAGGTATGTAGTAAGATGAAGGCTTTTTAGCGCTTGTCACAGCAAAGGGATTGCaaagaagtttttatttatacttattgtatgtgtttgtgtgtgtgtgtgtgtgtgtgtagaccatCCCTCTGTTGCCTCTAAGCAGGCTGGCTCCCAGACTGAGGCGCAGTGTAGAGGGGCTTAACCTGGAGCTGGAGGgtgtctttgtgtctgaaaCAGCAGAACAACAGCACAAGGTCAGACATTATGTACACATGCAGGGTTTCTcgcagaaaatttgttagttaaggcggtagggttggtcgggggggcggggcttctttgtgagatagaccacagactctgtactacgtttaacaattattaaaaacaggcacgtgcaacctagctagcaggtgaagaactcaaacaacaaaatcatcagctaacttattttaaatttgcaagaactatagactaatacaataacaggcttaaataaacccaaaacataagtccacttacagttctcacggacacacgttttatcaactggctagttatcctccagacagtgacggaccacgtctttctctcattttgcCCTTGTGGCGCGCGTGCCCGCTCACGGTGTGAAGCGCGTTcgcgctattctccgagatgcacttgacggccttttgtgcagcagaattttttttttttttttttgccgacctagttaaggcggtagggtttcccagcttaggcgggccgcccgaactgcaaagtgctgcgggaaactCTGACATGATTAAGCATCAGCCATGTTATCtttaaaattaaacatatatacagacataatGCATGCACATCCTTAAAACTGCTGTAAACTCTATTATATAACATGTTTCTAGGGTATATGTTAAACTTCAAGGCACGGAgataaaatcaaaaaaaaaaaaaaagcagtaagaTATATTTACGGATTAAAGGATTTacggatttattttatttttttgtgaaactcCGCTGTGGCTACTgcataactgtgtgtgtgtgtgtgtgtgtgtgtgtgtgtgtgtgtgtgtgtgtgtgtgtatttactgatCAGATTCTGGATGTACCAGATGGTCACAGAGCACCAGTTCCAGTGCAGAGGTGCAGTAGTGGCTCTCAGAGTGACCTTTCCCCTGGTCTCCTCACCCCCTCACAGTCACCCTGCCCTGAATCTGGTACGTCCACTGACGGGTTGTTGACACGATTCGATCAGATGGAGAGGCCAAAAATCTGTTGCTCCATTTCTTACGCTGTGACCTGTAGCTGACCTACTGCATTATTTTGAGGCAGTTTGAGATTTTTGATTAATGTTGTACTATCGAGCAtgtggatttttaaaataattaagttctCTAATGTGGCTGATTCTGAGTCTTCAGATTCTGAAAATGTTCTTCTAAATGTGCCTAGTTTTTTGGCTTTATATGTACAGCaccattttgtaaaaaaaaatgatcaggaGCGTGTTGCATATTAGCTCGGTTTACGACCTGAAAGACAGATTATTAGCGGGTGACATGCTACCCGGACATGATGAGCTGCTTTACCAGCTTGTTATGCAAACCAGTTAAGTAACTGCAAATGTTAATGCTTAATAAAACTCTACAAACTAGCCAGTGGGCTTCTGACAGTTAATGTTAGTTATAGCAGAAATTCAGAGGGGGCGGTGCTTGCAGGAGGGGGTGTTTcctatttgcatattcatacaTGTTAGTATGTACTGGCATTCTAAATGTGATTAAAGTTatagagttttttatttttatttttaatcattttaattgcaATGCTTTAGGGCAATTTAACAAGCAGTTTTTGCACCCTCCTTGTGCGATAGGTATGGTAGTGTGTGGGCCACTGGatccctctccttctcctcctttaTATGTGATTGACGCACCGTCCTCCTCCCCCCTTCCCAACAAGACCTATGCTTTCCAGAGAGAGCCTCCAGAAGgctgtgagagagtgcgtgtgtgtgaggaagccTTGTGAGTAcatcactctttctctttttctgtaacATGCTTTTTCCATGATTTCAAAGGCTCACACTGTCACTGCTTCTTTTGTTCTCCT
Coding sequences within it:
- the fam117aa gene encoding protein FAM117A, encoding MSSRGGLQPLRATVPFQLHNNNNNNTTKNPTQRWREAKSVETKTKARPPKPTLRRTLSLDTLVGPYLQGQWPKQPESQSVTCVNDKATQTPSSWTEETRGRRGGVGHKRSASWGSAEHLREVAKLRHSLQKRSRHAPPSTGYERLHQPSPTIHTHMPGATQTIPLLPLSRLAPRLRRSVEGLNLELEGVFVSETAEQQHKILDVPDGHRAPVPVQRCSSGSQSDLSPGLLTPSQSPCPESGMVVCGPLDPSPSPPLYVIDAPSSSPLPNKTYAFQREPPEGCERVRVCEEAFSPCHGDPPAQPSCPDPNKVNFTPHGGSAFCPVSLLKPLLPSMDLLFRGLSVSPVTGCSGQNPCMTTANPVSEYLPLPDSTPSSI